The Pirellulales bacterium genomic interval CCCCGCGAATGCACCGAGACGTTCCAGGAAGGGCACTGCCGGGCATTTCAATTCTTTGGGGGTGTTCCCACGCGGATCAGCTACGACAACAGCCGCATCGCGGTGGCCAAGTTCGTCGGCCGGCGTGGCGACACGCCGACCCAGGAGTTCCTGCGGCTGGAGAGCCACTTCCTGTTTGAGCATCACTTTTGTCTGGTGCGTCGAGCCAATGAGAAAGGGCATGTGGAGGGTTTGGTCGGATTTGCCCGACGCAACTTCATGGTCCCGATCCCGCTGATCGACGATCTGGAAGAGTTCAACGAGCAGTTGGCCCAGTCCTGTCGAGCCGATCTGGAGCGTCGCTTGCGAGGCCAGCCCACGACGAAGCAAGGATTGCTCGATGAAGAGCAGCGTGCGCTGCTGCCGCTGCCGAAGCAGTCATTCCAGGCTCGGCGCGTCGAACCGGCCAAGGCCAACTCGCTCTCGCTGGTGCGGTTCGACACCAACGATTACTCGGTTCCCACGGCCTACGCTCATCATCATGTGACGGCGGTCGGCAACATCCAAGAGGTGCGGTTGATCGTCAACGATCGGATCGTGGCAAAGCATCCGCGGGATTGGGCGCGTGAGAACGTGCATTACGATCCGCTGCACTATCTGGCGTTATTGGAGCGAAAGCCGGGCTCTTTGGACTTTGCTCGGCCGCTGGAGGACTGGAATCTGCCGGAGTGTTTTGGCGTTTTGCGTCGCCGACTCGAAGGAGATCGACAGTCCGAAGGCCGACGCGAGTTCATCCGGGTGCTGCGATTATTGGAGACGCTCGAGTTGGCCGAATTGGCTCGCGCCATCGAGCGGGCCTTGGCGATTGGCGCGCTGACCGTCGATGCCATCCGGCTCTTGGCCCAACAAGGGCGCGAACAACCCTCGCAATGGTTCAGTCTGGATGGCCGGCCGCATCTGCAAGGTCACGAAATTCCAGCGCCGCACCTGGAGTGCTATGCCAGCTTGCTGCCGGGAGGTGCCCGATGAAGCCGATCGAAACCAAAAGCCTGGTGCTGCTTCAGCATCATCTGAAAATGCTGCGACTGCCGACGATGCACGACGAGTGTGAAAAACTGGCCATACGTTGCGCCCAGGAGAACGTCGATCACCTGGCGTTCTTGTTGCAG includes:
- the istA gene encoding IS21 family transposase gives rise to the protein MHLWTEIRRLVLTKKKSKRAICEEHGLHWKTLQKILNHAEPPGYRQRQPRAKPKLDRFLPIIHEILDQDKKSPSKQRHTIQRIFDRLRTEHEYDGGISVVGDAVRAWRAGTAEVFMPLAHPAGEAQADFGEAVVRLQGKETKVAYFVMSLPFSDAFFCQAFPRECTETFQEGHCRAFQFFGGVPTRISYDNSRIAVAKFVGRRGDTPTQEFLRLESHFLFEHHFCLVRRANEKGHVEGLVGFARRNFMVPIPLIDDLEEFNEQLAQSCRADLERRLRGQPTTKQGLLDEEQRALLPLPKQSFQARRVEPAKANSLSLVRFDTNDYSVPTAYAHHHVTAVGNIQEVRLIVNDRIVAKHPRDWARENVHYDPLHYLALLERKPGSLDFARPLEDWNLPECFGVLRRRLEGDRQSEGRREFIRVLRLLETLELAELARAIERALAIGALTVDAIRLLAQQGREQPSQWFSLDGRPHLQGHEIPAPHLECYASLLPGGAR